The Bacteroides fragilis NCTC 9343 genome includes the window TTATCAACACCTATGTTAACAAGAAAAGAATTACTTTTGCAACATACTAACAGAAACGACATCATCATGCGAAAATTGAAAATAACCGAGCTGAACCGGATAAGTATAGAAGAGTTTAAAGAAGCTGATAAATTGCCTTTAGTTGTAGTGTTGGACGATATACGGAGTTTGCATAATATCGGTTCTGTGTTTCGTACGGCAGATGCTTTCCGGATTGAATGTATTTATCTGTGTGGAATTACGGCTACTCCTCCCCATCCCGAGATGCATAAGACAGCTTTGGGAGCCGAGTTTACAGTGGATTGGAAGTATGTTAATAACGCAGTTGAAACGGTTGATAACCTCCGGAGTGAAGGATATGTGGTATACTCTGTCGAACAGGCGGAAGGGAGTATCATGTTGGATGAGTTAACACTGGACCGTTCGAAGAAATATGCTGTAGTTATGGGAAATGAAGTAAAAGGAGTGCAGCAGGAGGTTATTGACCATTCGGATGGTTGTATTGAAATTCCCCAATATGGCACAAAACATTCATTGAATGTATCGGTAACAGCAGGAATTGTGATCTGGGATTTATTTAAAAAGTTGAAATAGTCTTGTAGATGATCTTTGTTAAATATCTTATGGTTTTAGAATAAATTACTGTATAATTATTAAAAATAAATAAATAGAAATAGTAATATTATTCTATTTATATGGTTTTTATGATATTGCAAAATAAACCTAAACCTAAAGATATTCTAAAACATTGAAAACATTATTAGTCTATATATTGGTATTTTCTTTGTGCTATACGAATGCATATTGTCAAAGTATACCAAGGGAAGTGACATTAGATGAAGTGATAAACAGACTATCTCTGGAATCATCATCGGCTAAAATAGAATTACTTAACTTCCAAAATGACTTATTGCAATACGAGAATTATAAGAAAAGCTTTCTCCCTGCATTTGTGCTGAATTTTAATCCTATCAATTTTAACAGGTCACTGCGATTATTGCAACAACCGATCGATGGAAGTTATTCTTATGTAGAGGACAATTCAAATAATACTAATTTTGGTACTACTGTACGACAGAAAATAAGCATAACAGGAGGGGAACTGAGTATTGGAAGTAATATAAATTATTTGAATGAGTTTTCACGTAAACAAAACAGTTTTAGTACAAATCCGTTTTTTATAAGCTATTCGCAGCAGTTGTGGGGAGGAGGAAAATTACAAAGGTTGGAAAATAAAATTGAACGTGCCAAAAACGAAGTGGCCGTGAAACAATATTGTTCAAACATTGCCCAGATCCAGCAACAAGCATTGACGCTTTATTTATCCGCCATACTGAGTAAGATGGATAGTGAACTTGCCATAGATATCAAACAGAGCAACGACACTCTGTTACATATTGCAGAGATAAAATTGAGGAATGGAAGTATCACTGAATATGATTACAAGCAGATGGAA containing:
- a CDS encoding RNA methyltransferase, which produces MRKLKITELNRISIEEFKEADKLPLVVVLDDIRSLHNIGSVFRTADAFRIECIYLCGITATPPHPEMHKTALGAEFTVDWKYVNNAVETVDNLRSEGYVVYSVEQAEGSIMLDELTLDRSKKYAVVMGNEVKGVQQEVIDHSDGCIEIPQYGTKHSLNVSVTAGIVIWDLFKKLK